In Streptomyces sp. NBC_00433, a single genomic region encodes these proteins:
- a CDS encoding DUF4177 domain-containing protein, with protein MAKKWEYATVPLLVHATKQILDTWGEDGWELVQVVPGPNNPEQLVAYLKREKA; from the coding sequence ATGGCGAAGAAGTGGGAATACGCGACCGTGCCGCTGCTCGTGCACGCGACGAAGCAGATCCTCGACACCTGGGGCGAGGACGGCTGGGAGCTGGTCCAGGTGGTGCCCGGCCCCAACAACCCCGAGCAGCTGGTGGCTTACCTCAAGCGGGAGAAGGCGTGA
- a CDS encoding RidA family protein, with product MSGSVATRLAELGLTLPDVVPPLAAYQPAVRSGPYVYTSGQLPMVDGKLATTGKVGASVTPDEAKALARVCALNALAAVKSVAGDLDRIARVVKVVGFVASDPSFTGQPAVVNGASELLGEVLGDKGVHARSAVGVAVLPLDAPVEVEIQVELLP from the coding sequence GTGAGCGGGTCGGTCGCCACCCGGCTCGCCGAGCTGGGCCTGACGCTTCCGGACGTCGTCCCGCCGCTGGCGGCCTACCAGCCGGCCGTTCGGTCGGGTCCGTACGTCTACACCTCGGGCCAGCTCCCGATGGTCGACGGCAAGCTCGCCACGACCGGCAAGGTGGGCGCGTCGGTGACGCCGGACGAGGCCAAGGCGCTGGCGCGGGTCTGCGCGCTCAACGCGCTGGCCGCGGTCAAGTCGGTCGCCGGCGACCTCGACCGCATTGCGCGGGTGGTCAAGGTCGTGGGCTTCGTCGCCTCCGACCCCTCCTTCACGGGGCAGCCCGCCGTCGTCAACGGCGCGAGCGAGCTTCTCGGGGAGGTGCTCGGGGACAAGGGCGTTCACGCGCGCAGCGCTGTGGGCGTCGCGGTTCTGCCGCTCGACGCTCCCGTCGAGGTCGAGATCCAGGTCGAGCTGCTCCCCTAG
- a CDS encoding NUDIX domain-containing protein — protein sequence MGKMSGAAVPGGWPERIRALARGELEPVVPRRAATVMLLRDTGEDGVPAVHMLRRRASMAFAAGAYAFPGGGVDPRDERPVRWAGPALDEWAGLLGVGPAAAQAVVCAAVRETFEESGVLLAGPDGGTVVADTTGEGWEADRAALVGHELAFADFLDRRGLVLRTDLLRPYARWITPEFEERRYDTWFFLAALPAGQLTRDVSGEADRTAWLRPADAVAGYERGDLVMLPPTITMLRDLLPYGSAAAALAAAAGRDLTPVIATATVDAAGAVVLTWPGHDEFTRSAPGGGAR from the coding sequence ATGGGGAAGATGAGCGGGGCCGCCGTGCCCGGGGGGTGGCCGGAGCGGATCCGGGCGCTGGCCCGGGGGGAGCTGGAGCCGGTGGTGCCGCGGCGGGCGGCGACGGTGATGCTGCTGCGGGACACCGGCGAAGACGGTGTCCCGGCGGTGCACATGCTGCGGCGCCGCGCGTCGATGGCTTTCGCCGCGGGGGCTTACGCCTTTCCGGGTGGCGGGGTCGACCCGCGTGACGAGCGGCCGGTCCGGTGGGCCGGGCCCGCGCTGGACGAATGGGCGGGGCTGCTGGGCGTCGGCCCGGCCGCCGCCCAGGCGGTGGTGTGCGCGGCGGTGCGGGAGACCTTCGAGGAGTCCGGGGTGCTGCTGGCCGGGCCGGACGGCGGCACCGTCGTGGCCGACACGACCGGCGAGGGCTGGGAGGCCGACCGCGCGGCCCTGGTCGGGCACGAGCTGGCCTTCGCCGACTTCCTCGACCGCCGCGGCCTGGTGCTGCGCACCGACCTGCTGCGGCCGTACGCCCGCTGGATCACCCCGGAGTTCGAGGAGCGCCGCTACGACACGTGGTTCTTCCTCGCCGCGCTGCCCGCGGGCCAGCTCACCCGGGACGTGTCGGGGGAGGCGGACCGCACCGCGTGGCTGCGGCCGGCCGACGCCGTCGCCGGCTACGAGCGCGGCGACCTGGTGATGCTGCCGCCGACCATCACCATGCTGCGCGACCTCCTGCCGTACGGCTCCGCCGCCGCGGCGCTGGCCGCCGCTGCCGGGCGCGATCTGACCCCGGTCATCGCCACGGCCACCGTGGACGCCGCGGGCGCCGTCGTCCTGACCTGGCCGGGCCATGACGAATTCACCCGCAGTGCTCCCGGGGGCGGGGCGCGATGA
- a CDS encoding MBL fold metallo-hydrolase: MTAETAPGRPRAGVGGWATARALCVLAPNASPMTLDGTNTWIVAEPDSPLAVVIDPGPLDEGHLARVVEAAEQAGKRVALTLLTHGHPDHAEGAARFAELTRTAVRALDPALRLGEEGLAAGDTVTTGGLDLRVVATPGHTADSLSFLLPADGAVLTGDTVLGRGTTMVAHPDGRLGDYLDSLRRLRALTVDGGVDTVLPGHGPVLGDARGAVEFYLAHRAHRLAQVETAVESGLRTPAEVVARVYADVDRTLWPAAELSVRAQLDYLREHGLIELP, encoded by the coding sequence ATGACCGCGGAGACCGCTCCCGGGCGGCCGCGGGCCGGCGTCGGCGGGTGGGCGACCGCCCGCGCGCTGTGCGTGCTCGCGCCGAACGCCTCCCCGATGACCCTGGACGGCACCAACACCTGGATCGTCGCGGAACCCGACTCGCCGCTGGCCGTCGTCATCGACCCGGGGCCGCTCGACGAGGGCCATCTGGCCCGGGTCGTGGAGGCCGCCGAGCAGGCGGGCAAGCGGGTCGCGCTGACCCTGCTCACCCACGGCCACCCGGACCACGCCGAGGGCGCGGCCCGCTTCGCCGAGCTGACCCGTACGGCGGTCCGCGCCCTGGACCCGGCGCTGCGGCTGGGCGAGGAGGGGCTGGCCGCGGGCGACACGGTGACCACCGGCGGCCTCGACCTGCGGGTCGTCGCCACCCCCGGGCACACCGCGGACTCGCTGTCCTTCCTGCTGCCCGCCGACGGGGCGGTGCTGACCGGCGACACCGTGCTGGGCCGCGGCACCACCATGGTCGCGCACCCCGACGGCCGGCTCGGCGACTACCTGGACTCGCTGCGGCGGCTCCGGGCGCTCACCGTGGACGGCGGTGTGGACACCGTCCTGCCGGGCCACGGCCCGGTGCTCGGCGACGCCAGGGGCGCCGTCGAGTTCTATCTCGCCCACCGTGCCCACCGGCTCGCCCAGGTCGAGACCGCCGTCGAGTCCGGGCTGCGCACCCCGGCCGAGGTGGTCGCCCGCGTCTATGCCGACGTCGACCGGACACTGTGGCCCGCGGCGGAGCTCTCCGTCCGCGCCCAACTCGACTACCTGCGCGAACACGGACTCATCGAGCTGCCATGA
- a CDS encoding cytochrome P450, whose amino-acid sequence MTLPSAVFTPHSRAFAADPYPAYEELRAAGRALYYEPTRQWLIPHYDDVNALLRDRRLGRTYLHRFTHEEFGRTPPPADLEPFTVLNNNGLLDLEAPAHSRIRRLVAKAFTPRTVEELAPTVERLAAELITAFHADGGGDLHARVAEPLPVAVIAEMLGIPAGDRDQLRPWSAAMTGMYELNPGEGAARAAVTASEEFSGYLRKLIAARRTDPGEDLISALIAVQDDGDVLSEQEMVSTCVLLLNAGHEATVNTTTLGWLALFRNPDQLRVLQDEPARLRDGVEEMMRYDTPLQLFERWVLDDIEVGGTVIPRGSEVALLFGSANRDPARFAEPDRFDVTRPAVGNRHVSLGAGIHYCLGAPLARVELGASFGTFLRQAPGMKLLSEPRWRPNYVIRGVEELLVGW is encoded by the coding sequence ATGACTCTTCCTTCCGCTGTTTTCACTCCCCACTCCCGCGCCTTCGCCGCCGACCCCTACCCGGCGTACGAGGAGCTGCGCGCGGCCGGCCGCGCGCTCTACTACGAGCCGACCCGGCAGTGGCTGATCCCGCACTACGACGACGTCAACGCGCTGCTGCGGGACCGCCGTCTGGGCCGCACCTACCTGCACCGCTTCACCCACGAGGAATTCGGCCGCACCCCGCCGCCCGCCGACCTCGAACCCTTCACCGTGCTGAACAACAACGGCCTGCTCGACCTGGAGGCCCCGGCGCACTCCCGTATCCGCCGGCTGGTCGCCAAGGCCTTCACCCCGCGCACGGTGGAGGAACTGGCGCCGACCGTCGAGCGGCTGGCCGCCGAGCTGATCACCGCCTTCCACGCCGACGGCGGCGGCGACCTGCACGCCCGGGTGGCCGAGCCGCTGCCGGTGGCGGTCATCGCCGAGATGCTGGGCATACCTGCCGGCGACCGCGACCAGCTGCGGCCCTGGTCGGCGGCGATGACCGGGATGTACGAGCTGAACCCGGGCGAGGGCGCCGCCCGCGCCGCCGTGACGGCCAGCGAGGAATTCTCCGGCTATCTGCGGAAGCTGATCGCCGCGCGGCGCACCGACCCCGGCGAGGACCTGATCAGCGCGCTGATCGCGGTCCAGGACGACGGCGACGTGCTGAGCGAGCAGGAGATGGTGTCGACCTGCGTGCTGCTGCTGAACGCCGGCCACGAGGCGACCGTCAACACCACCACCCTGGGCTGGCTCGCCCTCTTCCGGAATCCCGACCAGCTGCGCGTCCTCCAGGACGAGCCGGCCAGGCTGCGGGACGGGGTGGAGGAGATGATGCGCTACGACACCCCCTTGCAGCTCTTCGAGCGCTGGGTCCTCGACGACATCGAGGTCGGCGGCACGGTGATCCCGCGCGGCTCCGAGGTCGCCCTGCTCTTCGGCTCGGCCAACCGCGACCCGGCACGCTTCGCCGAGCCCGACCGCTTCGACGTCACCCGCCCGGCCGTCGGCAACCGGCATGTCAGCCTCGGCGCGGGCATCCACTACTGCCTGGGCGCCCCGCTGGCCCGCGTCGAACTCGGCGCCTCCTTCGGCACCTTTCTGCGGCAGGCCCCCGGGATGAAGCTGCTGTCGGAGCCGCGCTGGCGGCCGAACTACGTCATCCGCGGGGTGGAGGAGCTGCTGGTCGGCTGGTGA
- a CDS encoding diacylglycerol kinase family protein, whose translation MVIDPAARATDGESVRIARDVLCAGAPSVKIVFPESAEEAERALAHRGRRHPVVLGDDQALLRTVRSLYRDRTLHDAPVSLVPIGARSTLARALGVPGDVPAAARAVLDGVHRELDLLVDESGGIVLGALSIPCGSPISQTAAHWWTPVEKTARSLVRTLTAPIPAGSHHHPPRQRLRVEADGVLLADLDQPVQEVSVRPAPAGFAEVYVRHTEGTSHVRARARTITVSGRDFRYRADWAITGPVRTRTWTVEPAAWRLTVPRH comes from the coding sequence CTGGTCATCGATCCGGCAGCGCGTGCGACCGACGGCGAGTCCGTGCGAATCGCGAGGGATGTCCTGTGCGCGGGGGCTCCCTCGGTGAAGATCGTCTTCCCCGAGTCCGCCGAGGAGGCCGAGCGCGCCCTGGCCCACCGCGGCCGCCGCCACCCCGTGGTGCTCGGCGACGACCAGGCCCTGCTGCGTACGGTCCGCTCGCTCTACCGCGACCGGACCCTGCACGACGCGCCGGTCTCGCTGGTGCCGATCGGGGCGCGCTCCACGCTGGCCCGCGCGCTGGGGGTGCCGGGCGATGTGCCCGCGGCGGCCCGCGCGGTGCTCGACGGTGTGCACCGCGAGCTGGACCTGCTGGTGGACGAGAGCGGCGGCATCGTGCTCGGCGCGCTGAGCATCCCGTGCGGCAGCCCCATCTCGCAGACCGCGGCGCACTGGTGGACACCGGTGGAGAAGACCGCCCGCTCCCTGGTCCGCACCCTGACCGCGCCGATCCCGGCGGGCAGCCACCACCACCCGCCCCGGCAGCGGCTGCGGGTGGAGGCGGACGGCGTGCTGCTCGCCGACCTCGACCAGCCGGTGCAGGAGGTCTCGGTCCGCCCGGCCCCGGCCGGCTTCGCCGAGGTCTACGTACGGCATACGGAAGGCACCTCGCACGTACGGGCCAGGGCGCGCACGATCACCGTCTCCGGGCGGGACTTCCGCTACCGCGCCGACTGGGCCATCACCGGTCCGGTGCGGACCAGGACGTGGACGGTCGAGCCGGCCGCCTGGCGGCTGACGGTGCCGCGCCACTGA
- a CDS encoding adenylosuccinate synthase has translation MPALVLLGAQWGDEGKGKATDLLGGSVDYVVRYQGGNNAGHTVVVGDQKYALHLLPSGILSPGCTPVIGNGVVVDPAVLLSELSGLDERGVDTSKLLISGNAHLITPYHQTIDKVTERFLGNRKIGTTGRGIGPAYADKINRVGIRVQDLFDESILHQKVDAALQDKNQVLVKIFNRRAISTAQVVEEYLGYAERLRGYVTDTALVLNQALDEGKVVLMEGGQGTLLDVDHGTYPFVTSSNPTSGGACTGSGIGPTKITRVIGILKAYTTRVGSGPFPTELFDEDGERLRTVGHEFGVTTGRNRRCGWFDAVIARYATRVNGLTDFFLTKLDILTGWERIPVCVAYEVDGRRVEELPYSQSDFHHAKPIYEYLPGWSEDITQAKSFADLPANAQAYVKALEEMSGAPISAIGVGPGRTETIEINSFV, from the coding sequence GTGCCCGCACTTGTGCTGCTCGGTGCTCAGTGGGGTGACGAGGGCAAGGGGAAGGCCACCGACCTGCTCGGCGGCTCCGTCGACTATGTGGTCCGCTACCAGGGCGGCAACAACGCCGGCCACACGGTGGTCGTCGGCGACCAGAAATACGCATTGCACCTCCTCCCCTCCGGCATCCTGTCACCTGGATGCACTCCGGTGATCGGCAACGGTGTCGTGGTCGACCCGGCGGTCCTGCTCTCCGAGCTGAGCGGACTCGACGAGCGCGGCGTGGACACGTCCAAACTGCTGATCAGCGGTAACGCCCATCTGATCACGCCGTATCACCAGACCATCGACAAGGTGACGGAGCGCTTCCTGGGCAACCGCAAGATCGGCACCACCGGGCGCGGGATCGGCCCGGCCTACGCCGACAAGATCAACCGGGTCGGCATCAGGGTCCAGGACCTCTTCGACGAATCGATCCTCCACCAGAAGGTCGACGCGGCGCTCCAGGACAAGAACCAGGTCCTGGTGAAGATCTTCAACCGGCGGGCGATCAGCACCGCCCAGGTCGTCGAGGAATACCTCGGCTATGCCGAGCGGCTCCGCGGCTATGTCACCGACACCGCGCTGGTGCTCAACCAGGCGCTGGACGAGGGCAAGGTCGTGCTCATGGAGGGCGGGCAGGGCACGCTCCTCGACGTCGACCACGGCACCTATCCCTTCGTCACCTCGTCCAACCCGACCTCCGGCGGGGCCTGCACCGGCAGCGGAATCGGCCCCACGAAGATCACCCGGGTGATCGGCATCCTCAAGGCGTACACAACGCGTGTGGGCTCGGGACCGTTCCCCACCGAGCTGTTCGACGAGGACGGCGAGCGACTGCGCACCGTCGGCCACGAATTCGGCGTCACCACCGGGCGCAACCGGCGCTGCGGCTGGTTCGACGCGGTCATCGCCCGCTACGCGACCCGCGTCAACGGCCTGACCGACTTCTTCCTCACCAAGCTGGACATCCTCACCGGCTGGGAGCGTATCCCGGTGTGCGTCGCCTACGAGGTCGACGGCCGCCGGGTGGAGGAGCTGCCGTACAGCCAGAGCGACTTCCACCATGCCAAGCCGATCTACGAGTACCTGCCCGGCTGGTCGGAGGACATCACCCAGGCGAAGAGCTTCGCCGACCTGCCGGCGAACGCGCAGGCCTACGTCAAGGCGCTGGAGGAGATGTCGGGAGCGCCGATCTCCGCGATCGGGGTCGGCCCCGGCCGTACCGAGACGATCGAGATCAACTCGTTCGTCTGA
- a CDS encoding serine/threonine protein kinase, with product MEQLRTDDPQRIGAYRLLGRLGTGGMGRVFLARSERGRTVAVKLVRAELAAQEEFRTRFRREVRAARRVGGAWTAPVLDADTEAEIPWVATGYVAGPSLQQVIKDYGPLPERSVTVLAAGLAHALADIHAAGLVHRDLKPSNVMITIDGPRVIDFGIARALETVADGSATLTHTGAMVGSPAFMSPEQVRGDRVTPACDVFCLGSILAYAATGLQPFGAASSGVHAQMFRIVQEPPDLDAVPEGLRALVTACLVKEPERRPSLTQVLGLIKDTADEPPKDTPAGRVEPWLPGAIVAQLGRHAVQLLELEAEAEVETEVRTDVAVGAAARTGGAAAAAPAGGDGAVAQAGAAAPTMVSESVPGADGPPAAPGPGGPPQAPAPRRGRRGVLVAVLTLLAVVAGAGTAYVLVRETDGGSRTSAAPPSPTPTAATTSTTPSPSTTPSPTATSASPTPSATTQSATPTKTATPTESASATPTAPVVPVAPPNGVVGVWESMTDIPPGIHDIRTLTVHEDGSVELSGSRTDGTASIYSCEWSMSVTKTGPPAELSPSQVVSGKPAASCQPGTTTTTLTLLDDMHLRRDGVAGEKTPLTYEKVG from the coding sequence ATGGAGCAGCTCAGAACGGATGATCCGCAGCGGATCGGCGCCTACCGGCTGCTCGGCAGGCTGGGCACCGGCGGAATGGGCCGGGTCTTCCTGGCCCGCTCGGAACGCGGCCGCACGGTCGCGGTGAAACTGGTACGTGCCGAGCTTGCCGCGCAGGAGGAATTCCGCACCCGCTTCCGCCGTGAGGTGCGGGCGGCCCGGCGGGTCGGTGGCGCGTGGACCGCTCCGGTGCTCGACGCCGACACCGAGGCGGAGATCCCGTGGGTGGCGACCGGCTATGTCGCGGGCCCCTCCCTCCAGCAGGTGATCAAGGACTACGGTCCGCTGCCCGAGCGCTCGGTGACGGTGCTGGCCGCCGGACTGGCGCACGCGCTGGCGGACATCCATGCCGCGGGTCTGGTGCACCGGGACCTCAAACCGTCGAATGTGATGATCACGATCGACGGGCCCCGGGTGATCGACTTCGGTATCGCCCGCGCCCTGGAGACGGTCGCCGACGGTTCGGCGACGCTCACCCACACGGGGGCGATGGTCGGCTCGCCCGCCTTCATGTCGCCCGAGCAGGTGCGCGGCGACCGGGTGACCCCGGCCTGCGACGTCTTCTGCCTCGGCTCGATCCTCGCCTACGCCGCCACCGGGCTGCAGCCCTTCGGCGCGGCCAGCAGCGGCGTGCACGCCCAGATGTTCCGCATAGTGCAGGAGCCGCCGGACCTGGACGCGGTGCCCGAGGGCCTGCGCGCCCTGGTGACGGCCTGCCTGGTCAAGGAGCCCGAGCGGCGCCCCTCGCTGACCCAGGTGCTGGGCCTCATCAAGGACACGGCGGACGAGCCGCCGAAGGACACCCCGGCGGGCCGGGTCGAACCGTGGCTGCCCGGCGCGATCGTCGCCCAACTGGGGCGGCACGCGGTGCAGCTGCTCGAACTGGAGGCGGAGGCCGAGGTCGAGACGGAGGTCAGGACCGATGTCGCCGTCGGCGCCGCGGCCAGGACCGGCGGAGCGGCCGCGGCAGCCCCGGCGGGTGGAGACGGCGCCGTCGCGCAGGCGGGTGCGGCCGCGCCGACCATGGTGTCGGAATCGGTCCCGGGCGCCGACGGTCCGCCGGCTGCGCCAGGACCCGGCGGGCCGCCGCAGGCACCCGCTCCCCGGCGCGGCAGGCGCGGCGTGCTCGTCGCCGTACTGACCCTGCTGGCGGTGGTCGCCGGCGCCGGCACCGCATATGTCCTGGTCCGCGAGACCGATGGCGGCAGCCGGACCAGCGCGGCGCCGCCGTCCCCCACGCCCACGGCCGCCACCACGAGCACGACGCCGTCGCCGTCCACCACGCCGTCGCCCACTGCCACGTCGGCAAGCCCCACCCCGTCGGCCACCACGCAGAGCGCGACACCGACGAAGACCGCCACGCCGACCGAGTCGGCGAGCGCGACACCGACCGCGCCGGTGGTGCCGGTCGCCCCGCCGAACGGCGTCGTGGGTGTCTGGGAGTCGATGACGGACATCCCGCCGGGCATCCACGACATCCGCACGCTGACCGTGCACGAGGACGGCTCGGTGGAGCTGAGCGGCTCGCGTACGGACGGCACGGCCTCGATCTACAGCTGCGAGTGGTCGATGTCGGTCACGAAGACCGGACCGCCGGCCGAGCTGAGCCCGTCGCAGGTGGTCAGCGGCAAGCCCGCCGCCTCGTGCCAGCCGGGCACCACGACGACCACACTGACCCTGCTCGATGACATGCACCTGCGGCGCGACGGGGTCGCCGGCGAGAAGACGCCGCTGACGTACGAGAAGGTCGGCTGA
- a CDS encoding GntR family transcriptional regulator yields MPEAGGPAMPVRRSSLRQQIADALRDEVLTGRLQAGRHFTVKEIAELYGVSATPVREALVDLAAQGLLDVEQHRGFQVRQLTAADFRSLSEARLFIVEAAFRLMGERGMGDLPPAAVASVRRRAEAAAGAAHAGSLDVLVGCDLRFWRELTGIGGNPHICAFLDRIRTQTWLYAVPHLRALRDPAGVCWAGHVDLVDAVAARDTAAAHALITEADVHTRALIEKLAPARS; encoded by the coding sequence ATGCCGGAGGCGGGCGGTCCTGCCATGCCGGTACGGCGCAGCAGCCTGCGCCAGCAGATCGCCGACGCCCTGCGCGACGAGGTCCTGACCGGCAGGCTCCAGGCCGGGCGGCATTTCACCGTCAAGGAGATCGCCGAGCTCTACGGCGTCTCCGCCACCCCGGTCCGCGAGGCCCTGGTCGACCTGGCCGCCCAAGGACTGCTCGACGTCGAACAGCACCGCGGCTTCCAGGTGCGGCAGCTGACCGCGGCCGACTTCCGCTCGCTCAGCGAAGCGCGGCTCTTCATCGTCGAGGCGGCCTTCCGGCTGATGGGCGAGCGCGGCATGGGCGACCTGCCCCCCGCCGCCGTGGCCTCCGTACGCCGCCGCGCCGAGGCCGCCGCCGGCGCCGCACACGCCGGCAGCCTCGACGTCCTGGTCGGCTGCGACCTGCGCTTCTGGCGGGAGCTGACCGGCATCGGCGGCAATCCGCACATCTGCGCGTTCCTCGACCGCATCCGCACCCAGACCTGGCTCTACGCGGTGCCGCACCTGCGCGCCTTGCGCGACCCCGCCGGGGTCTGCTGGGCAGGACACGTGGACCTGGTCGACGCGGTCGCCGCCCGCGACACCGCGGCCGCCCACGCCCTCATCACCGAAGCCGACGTCCATACCCGCGCCTTGATCGAGAAGCTGGCCCCCGCACGCTCCTGA
- a CDS encoding SLATT domain-containing protein: MSQPDMFPEEAPREEPERRALHHQHEDLRALPFPLGDWGEPAERLEELYRWAESGALRTADWYLRERVWKRRGARALRGGAAVFAAVGAALPLVELTGTGGSTVAWGYLALLLATVCVAMDRVLGLTAGWMRDVGTAQGVERRLEQLRFDWASESVREVLGPTEGTAAEAAERCLAILRRFCDDVADLVRMETADWMLDFGSRTAAGTPLRTQSPSWSQTRPDAHLAPRLPHPGTRPSMPRQRPPENPRQGG; the protein is encoded by the coding sequence GTGAGCCAGCCGGACATGTTTCCCGAGGAAGCCCCTCGGGAGGAGCCTGAGCGGCGGGCGCTGCACCACCAGCACGAGGACCTGCGGGCGCTGCCCTTCCCGCTGGGCGACTGGGGCGAGCCCGCGGAGCGTCTGGAGGAGCTCTACCGCTGGGCGGAGTCCGGGGCGCTGCGTACGGCGGACTGGTATCTGCGCGAGCGGGTGTGGAAGCGCCGCGGGGCGCGGGCGCTGCGGGGCGGCGCGGCCGTCTTCGCCGCGGTGGGCGCGGCGCTGCCGCTGGTCGAGCTGACCGGCACGGGGGGCTCCACGGTGGCGTGGGGCTATCTGGCGCTGCTGCTGGCCACGGTGTGCGTGGCGATGGACCGCGTCCTGGGCCTCACCGCGGGCTGGATGCGGGACGTCGGCACGGCGCAGGGCGTGGAGCGGCGCCTTGAGCAGCTGCGTTTCGACTGGGCGTCGGAGAGCGTGCGCGAGGTCCTCGGCCCGACCGAGGGGACCGCCGCGGAGGCGGCGGAGCGCTGCCTTGCGATCCTGCGGCGCTTCTGCGACGACGTCGCCGACCTGGTGCGGATGGAAACCGCGGACTGGATGCTGGATTTCGGGTCCCGCACGGCCGCGGGCACCCCGCTGCGCACCCAGTCGCCCTCCTGGTCGCAGACCCGCCCGGACGCCCATCTCGCGCCGCGCCTGCCCCACCCCGGCACGCGCCCGAGCATGCCACGCCAGCGCCCGCCGGAGAACCCGCGGCAAGGGGGGTGA